Genomic window (Sediminispirochaeta smaragdinae DSM 11293):
CAGGATTCGGAACACTATCACCGCGTTAGGGAGACGGAGGGCGTCGGCGGTCCGAGGCGGGGAGCCGAGGACGGGAGCGAAGCGTATCCCGGAGTCGACTGGCCCGTGCACTCAGGTGCACGGGCAACGCCCAGAAAAAGAATTCGATTATTCTTTTAATGCCCCTGCTGTTATTCCTGAGATTACATAGTGTTGCAAGAAGATGTAGAGCAGGATAATGGGAGCCGTCATTAAGGTTGCGCCCATGGCGATCAGGGGGGTATTGCCGACATACTTGCCCTGGAAGAAGGCCATACCGACGGGCAGGGTCCTGAGTGCTTCTTTGCTGATAATCACCAGGGTTAGAAGAAATTCATTCCAGGTCCAGGTAAAGAAGAATACGATGAGCGTAATGACGGATGGTCCTATCATTGGGGTTATGATCTTCCACAGCACCTGCGAGGTTCCTGCACCGTCGATTTCGGCAGCCTCGATGAGCGATTTTGGGATCTCTTTCAAGGTTCCCCGCATGAAAAAGGTTCCGAATGGAATGCCCATGGCAATTTGGGGGAGGATCAAGCCGGGAAGGGTATTGAGTAATCCCATTCCCTTGAGGTGGTGATAGAGTTGGATGACCACTACTTCCATTGGGATGGTCATACCGAAGAGGACGATGCCCCACAGAAGGGTTTTTCCGGGGAAACGAAAGTAGGCAAAGGCATATGCA
Coding sequences:
- a CDS encoding carbohydrate ABC transporter permease produces the protein MNKHHRIPVSRIICFLILALFLIIACAPFSLIWSAAFKTKAELVHNVFGPPQQMHWENIAKTWEQGHFGIYYKNSVLVVIPVVLFSIMLSLTNAYAFAYFRFPGKTLLWGIVLFGMTIPMEVVVIQLYHHLKGMGLLNTLPGLILPQIAMGIPFGTFFMRGTLKEIPKSLIEAAEIDGAGTSQVLWKIITPMIGPSVITLIVFFFTWTWNEFLLTLVIISKEALRTLPVGMAFFQGKYVGNTPLIAMGATLMTAPIILLYIFLQHYVISGITAGALKE